The sequence CCGTCTGGCGCATGTCGCGCACGGCAAAGCGGCCCAGCGGCGCGTAGTCGTTGAACACCTCCACGCACATCGGCTTCTGCGGCACCATCTTCACGATCGCGGCATCGCCAGACTTGATCGCCTTGGGgttcttctccagctccttgcCGGAGCGGCGGTCGATCTTGGACTCGATTTCCGCGAAGCGGCACGCAATGTGGCTCGTGTGGCAGTCCAGCACCGGCGCATAGCCGTTGCTGATCTGGCCGGGGTGGTTCAGCACGATCACCTGCGCCGTGAAGtcggccgcctccttcgGCGGGTCGTTCTTCGAGTTGCCGCACACGTTACCACGGCGGATGTCCTTCACCGACACGTTCTTCACGTTGAAGCCGACGTTGTCGCCgggctgcgcctccgccagctgctcgtggTGCATCTCGATCGACTTCACCTCAGTCGTCACGTTGGCGGGCGCGAACGTCACCACGTCGCCCGGCTTCATGATGCCGGTCTCCACGCGGCCCACGGGCACCGTCCCGATACCGCCGATCTTGTACACGTCCTGCAggggcaggcgcagcggcttgtCCACCgggcgcaccggcggctcCAGCATGTCGAGCGCGTCCAGCAGCGTGGGACCCTTGTACCACGGCATGTTGTCCGACTTCTCGATCATGTTGTCGCCCTGCCAGCCCGAGATCGGGATGAAGCGCACCTTCTCCGGGTTGTAGCCCACGCGCTTCAGGTACGCGCCCACCTCCTTGCTGATCTCATCGTAGCGCGACTGCGCGTACGTCACCGTCTTGTCGTCCATCTTGTTGCAGCACACCACCATCTGCTTCACGCCAAGAGTGAAGGCAAGCAGCGCGTGCTCGCGGGTCTGGCCGTCCTTCGAGATGCCAGCCTCGAAGCCGCCATGCGTCGAGTCGATCATCAGAATGGCGGCGTCCGCCTGCGACGTGCCCGTGATCATGTTCTTGATGAAGTCGCGGTGGCCGGGCGCATCGATGATCGTGAACACGGACTTGGGCGACTCGAACTTCCACAGCGCAATGTCGATCGTGAtgccgcgctcgcgctccgccTTCAGCTTGTCGAGCACCCACGCGTACTTGAAGGACGCCTTGCCGATCTCGGCGGCCTCCTTCTCGAACTTCTCGATCGTGCGCTTGTCGATGCCACCGCACTTGTAGATCAAGTGGCCAGTGGCGGTGGACTTGCCGGCGTCGACATGGCCGACGACCACAAGGTTCATGTGCACCTTATCCTTGCCCATGGTGAATAGCGGAGAGCGTGATGTTAGATAGCGAGCTGGTTATctgcgcgcggcgggcaggcaagcggggg is a genomic window of Leishmania major strain Friedlin complete genome, chromosome 17 containing:
- a CDS encoding elongation factor 1-alpha; translated protein: MGKDKVHMNLVVVGHVDAGKSTATGHLIYKCGGIDKRTIEKFEKEAAEIGKASFKYAWVLDKLKAERERGITIDIALWKFESPKSVFTIIDAPGHRDFIKNMITGTSQADAAILMIDSTHGGFEAGISKDGQTREHALLAFTLGVKQMVVCCNKMDDKTVTYAQSRYDEISKEVGAYLKRVGYNPEKVRFIPISGWQGDNMIEKSDNMPWYKGPTLLDALDMLEPPVRPVDKPLRLPLQDVYKIGGIGTVPVGRVETGIMKPGDVVTFAPANVTTEVKSIEMHHEQLAEAQPGDNVGFNVKNVSVKDIRRGNVCGNSKNDPPKEAADFTAQVIVLNHPGQISNGYAPVLDCHTSHIACRFAEIESKIDRRSGKELEKNPKAIKSGDAAIVKMVPQKPMCVEVFNDYAPLGRFAVRDMRQTVAVGIIKGVNKKEGSGGKVTKAAAKASKK